Part of the Candidatus Aminicenantes bacterium genome is shown below.
AGGGGGTTGCAGCTGAAACGAAGCGGCGGCGGCTTGCAGCTGGTCACCAAGCCCGAGCTGCACGATTCCCTGAAGGATTTCTTCACGGTCAAGCAGGCCACCAAGCTGACCCTGGCCTCCCTGGAAACGCTGTCCATCGTCGCCTATCGCCAGCCGGCCACCCTGGCCGAGATCTCCGACATGCGCGGGGTGAATTCGACCGGCCCGGTCAAGAACCTGCTGCAGAAAAAACTGATCCGCATCAGCGGCCGAAAAAAAGTCCCCGGCTTGCCCGCCTTGTATGCCACCACCCAGGAGTTTCTGGTTTATTTCGGGCTGAACGATCTGTCACAGCTGCCTTCCCTGGAGGAATTGACCGAACTGTTCGAGGAAAAGGAACAACCTTCTTTATTTAAATAGGAGGCGCACATGGAATTGTCCGTCAACCCCAACGTCCTGCAGATATCCCCATACATCCCGGGAAAGCCGGTCGAAGAAATCCAGAGGGAATTCAAGCTGAAAAAGGTGATCAAGCTGGCCTCCAACGAAAACATGCTGCCCATCCCGGCA
Proteins encoded:
- the scpB gene encoding SMC-Scp complex subunit ScpB — protein: MTSEQAALIEAILFVSKDPLEPGRIMEFLQINDEAEFEKILQTFEKEHFLDRPERGLQLKRSGGGLQLVTKPELHDSLKDFFTVKQATKLTLASLETLSIVAYRQPATLAEISDMRGVNSTGPVKNLLQKKLIRISGRKKVPGLPALYATTQEFLVYFGLNDLSQLPSLEELTELFEEKEQPSLFK